The genomic interval GCAGCAACAAGTCCTTATTGAGTGTTCTCTTTTTAAGGAAAACTGATGAGCGTGAAGCTATCAACTAGCCGCCTGCGTACTGCGCCGGGAATGGGAGAACGATCGGGTTGTTATCGTTGCGGGCAGGAAGGCCACTGGTCCAAAGAATGCCCTCTAGACCAAAATGGCTACCAGAGAAATGGCTCAGAGCCAAACTCTGAGGGATTCGATTCCTCGAGATTCGGCGGGCGTGGTCGCAACAGGGCTTTTCCAGACTTCAGTGCAGCTCCAGATTATGACGGCAGCTACGGTCCTGCTTTTTCCCGGGTTTCCGCTCAAAGCAACAGCATGGCGGGTTACAGAGGAGGTACGGGCTATGAGAACGCAGTGCGGTATGGGCCACCTCAAGCTTACGGCATAAGCGCTGTCGCTGATAATACCGTGGCTCGGATGTACGGCAGCGAGTCGGCATACAGGAGCAACGCCTCGGTCTATGGCGCGGTACCAGCCTATTCGGTGCGACGGTCGCCCTACGACGAAAGGGATCCGTACGGGGTCGTGGACTACTACGAGAAGTACAGGGCCAGTTCTTACGGAGGCACTTATTATGACGACCGGCGTGTTGTCCCTGTGCCTGGTCCAACAACGCCAGCCTCCACAGCTGTGAGGGAACGGGTTCCCCCCACTAGCATTGATCCATACGTGTGtcctcccctccctcctcctcctccagcagccCCGGTGTCTACATACTACGCACGTGACCGGAGTCCGATACGGAGAGTCGCCGGCGACGCGGCTGGATACGCATTTGAGCGATCGCGGCTTTCCCCGGTGCCCGTGACTCCCAGAAGTGGTACCTACGAGCATTTGCGGGATCCTGTTGCTGAACGGGCACGATATACTTACTAAGCTTTGTGTGGTTTAGCCGAGTGGGAGCAGATAAACGATCAAGCAAGCAGAATAGCCTAAGTGCCACTGGAATCACTGAGAATTTCAATTGATGGTTGGAATCAGGATGCATTGTGTTGTGTATGACGTGTGGGTGGGGAGCCTAGACGGTGGGCACAGAGATTTAGCCAGTCAGTAGATCTCTGTTCAGTGGAGTGTATGGAATATTCTGCTTTGTTCCCGTTTTAGGTTATGTTGCAGTGCAGTAAAATAACTTCCTTTCATTTTTGTACTGACCTGTTGTATTTGTACAGTTCTACAATGATTAAGCCAGTGTATAAAAGCAGGTTTTTAGTTCCATTCATGTGACTTGTCCTTGTACAAGTTTAGCATATATTATCATATGCCACAAATACAGTAGTGCATGGTGAATATGTAAAGGTCAAACTTTTTGACGTTCCCATTGTGTTTTGTCCGTGATAGTGTATTGTGATAGTCAAGTTCACATTGTTACTACGTATATTTTTAACAACTGCAGATGTAGTTTAAGTACAGAGTGCATCCAGCCTAGTAGTGCAAAATCAGACGAGTGCAgagattaaattagttttttgttgagGGTTGGggtttagtttgaaaaaaaaatcttgcatttGATTTGAGGGCTCTTTGatatgaagttatttttttaaatattaatttcattgACCGTGACGAAGCTTTAGGTCTTCATGTTGTAATGTAACCTAGTCTCAAAGCAAAATCATGTTTGCAAGCACAAAATCTACTGGGTAATTTTCACAGCTgggaaaactttttatttttgtttttaccagtttTTAAGGAGCTCA from Gambusia affinis linkage group LG18, SWU_Gaff_1.0, whole genome shotgun sequence carries:
- the LOC122820441 gene encoding RNA-binding protein 4.1-like, producing MVKIFIGNLSSDTTSDELRSLFSQYGKISECSIVKNFGFVHMDDKSEAEEAIRNLHQYELNGQPLNVEMSRGKARGSTKLHVGNIACTNQELRAKFEEFGSVVECDIVKNYAFVHMERVEDAMEAINKLDNTAFKGKLMSVKLSTSRLRTAPGMGERSGCYRCGQEGHWSKECPLDQNGYQRNGSEPNSEGFDSSRFGGRGRNRAFPDFSAAPDYDGSYGPAFSRVSAQSNSMAGYRGGTGYENAVRYGPPQAYGISAVADNTVARMYGSESAYRSNASVYGAVPAYSVRRSPYDERDPYGVVDYYEKYRASSYGGTYYDDRRVVPVPGPTTPASTAVRERVPPTSIDPYVCPPLPPPPPAAPVSTYYARDRSPIRRVAGDAAGYAFERSRLSPVPVTPRSGTYEHLRDPVAERARYTY